The Microbacterium luteum nucleotide sequence GGGGTCGATCCCGCCGTGGTGGGGGATCGTCGGCGGCACGGTCGTCGCACTGGCGATGGTCGTCACCGCTGGTCTGCTGCGGTACCGTGCCGGGATCGTGCTGGGGTGGGCCCTCCAGGTCGTCGTCGTCCTCGGCGGATTCCTCGTTCCCGCGCTGGTGCTGGTCGGTCTCATTTTCGGAGCGATGTGGGCGTATGCGACCATCAAGGGGGCGGCGCTGGACCGCCGGAACGCCTCGCGTGCCGCAGACGCGGACCCCACGAACGGAGACTGAATGGCCACCGAAGAAACCCTCGTCCTCGTCAAGCCCGACGGCGTCGCCCGCGGTCTCACCGGCGTGATCCTCGCCCGGATCGAAGCGAAGGGTTACGCGCTGGTCGACCTGCGCCTGGTCGAGCCCGAGCGCGAGCGTCTCGAGCGCCATTACGCCGAGCATGAGGGCAAGCCCTTCTACGAGCCGCTGCTCGAGTTCATGATGTCGGGCCCCTCCGTGGCCATCCGGGTCGCCGGCAACCGGGTCATCGAAGGGTTCCGCTCGCTCGCGGGAACAACCGACCCGACCACGGCTGCACCCGGCACGATCCGCGGCGACCTCGGCCGCGACTGGGGCCTGAAGGTGCAGCAGAACCTCGTGCACGGGTCTGACAGCCCCGAGTCGGCGGCCCGCGAACTCGCCATCTGGTTCTG carries:
- a CDS encoding DUF4233 domain-containing protein; translation: MREPRVRRSRGAAESLGAVVLGFESIIVFLGGLVVFGLRALPGSIPPWWGIVGGTVVALAMVVTAGLLRYRAGIVLGWALQVVVVLGGFLVPALVLVGLIFGAMWAYATIKGAALDRRNASRAADADPTNGD
- the ndk gene encoding nucleoside-diphosphate kinase, producing the protein MATEETLVLVKPDGVARGLTGVILARIEAKGYALVDLRLVEPERERLERHYAEHEGKPFYEPLLEFMMSGPSVAIRVAGNRVIEGFRSLAGTTDPTTAAPGTIRGDLGRDWGLKVQQNLVHGSDSPESAARELAIWF